Proteins found in one Janthinobacterium lividum genomic segment:
- a CDS encoding IS5 family transposase (programmed frameshift), which produces MAKALLPDDLWALIQPLLPAYRPSPKGGRPRIDDRAALTGILFVLKTGLPWEYLPRELGCGSGMSCWRRLHAWQQAGSWQRIHDAMLQHLREYDQIQWERASVDSASVPSPPRGQHTGPNPTDRGKLGCKHHLLVDQRGLPLVASISGAQVHDSRMLVPLLEAVPSVAGLTGRPRKRPAKLHADKAYASRAHRAWLRSRGIVPRIARYGIEPRERLGKWRWVVERTLGWLHRFRRLRIRHERRADIHQAFLSLACILICWRYIQRFC; this is translated from the exons ATGGCTAAAGCCCTTCTTCCTGACGACCTGTGGGCGCTGATTCAGCCATTGCTACCAGCATATCGTCCTTCCCCCAAAGGTGGGCGCCCTCGCATTGACGACCGCGCCGCTTTGACCGGCATCCTGTTCGTCCTCAAGACAGGCTTGCCTTGGGAATATCTGCCCCGTGAACTGGGCTGCGGCAGCGGCATGAGTTGCTGGCGGCGCCTGCATGCATGGCAACAGGCAGGTAGCTGGCAACGCATCCATGACGCCATGCTGCAGCACTTGCGGGAATACGATCAGATTCAATGGGAACGCGCCAGTGTCGACTCGGCCAGCGTGCCATCCCCCCCTCGG GGACAGCATACCGGCCCCAATCCCACCGACCGCGGCAAGCTCGGTTGCAAGCACCATCTGCTCGTCGATCAACGCGGTCTGCCTCTGGTGGCGAGCATATCAGGGGCTCAGGTACATGATTCCCGCATGCTGGTTCCCTTGCTTGAAGCCGTCCCTTCAGTAGCAGGTCTTACTGGCCGTCCACGCAAACGTCCTGCCAAACTGCATGCCGACAAGGCCTATGCTTCGCGCGCCCATCGGGCCTGGTTGCGCAGCCGTGGCATCGTTCCACGCATAGCCCGCTATGGCATCGAGCCGCGCGAACGCCTGGGTAAATGGCGCTGGGTGGTCGAACGCACACTGGGTTGGCTGCACCGCTTCCGCCGATTACGCATCCGCCACGAGCGCCGTGCCGATATCCATCAGGCATTCCTCTCGCTTGCCTGCATACTCATCTGCTGGAGATACATTCAGCGGTTTTGTTAG
- a CDS encoding helix-turn-helix transcriptional regulator produces the protein MEIARRLKAQRMRLELSQPELAQRAGVALGTVSGFEKTGKATLETSLRLVVALGLTKELESLFLQKPTSIKELEEASRPVRQRVPRKNKRAS, from the coding sequence ATGGAGATAGCGCGGCGTCTCAAAGCACAACGCATGCGCCTGGAACTCTCTCAGCCTGAACTCGCACAGCGCGCGGGCGTCGCATTGGGCACGGTGTCTGGTTTTGAAAAGACGGGGAAGGCCACACTCGAAACGTCGTTGCGCCTTGTCGTTGCCTTGGGCCTGACAAAAGAACTTGAATCGCTCTTTTTGCAAAAGCCGACGTCAATCAAAGAACTGGAAGAGGCCAGCAGGCCAGTTCGCCAACGTGTTCCCCGGAAAAATAAAAGGGCGTCATGA
- a CDS encoding type II toxin-antitoxin system HipA family toxin — protein MKKLNVNFCGWGQQWHLGTLAHEGRALLFEYSDEALQRGIELSPIYLKLRKVAYSDFPNSQENLPGLIADSLPDGWGRLLMDRCFQKDGRDPTGISPLDRLAFINDRAMGAMVFTPPDALSHDPEYQELRVLAEGAQAVLAGKDTATLEQLALTGGSPHGARPKVLVQYNGATGQVSTDRAAPGAAWLVKFQAQGETKEVCAIEKLYATMAEKCDLDMPATKYFDLSPKLAGFGIERFDRQGGMRVPTLSLAGLLDDNFRLPTRDYTVFLKATRTLTKDERQVKKAFERCAFNVVFHNRDDHTKNFAYVMNESMQWELAPCYDLTYNVGVGGEHQMTVSGEGRHPGLQHLLKLAAAVDLPETWARQTIERITTVAGQFSTDAKGSGIKSATRTSIKNAIEANRKRMA, from the coding sequence ATGAAAAAGCTCAACGTCAATTTTTGCGGATGGGGTCAACAATGGCATCTCGGCACGCTTGCACACGAAGGGCGTGCTCTCCTGTTCGAATACTCTGATGAGGCACTGCAGCGGGGTATCGAACTCTCTCCAATTTACTTGAAACTGCGCAAAGTGGCCTATTCGGATTTTCCGAACAGCCAAGAGAACCTGCCGGGGTTGATTGCCGATTCGTTGCCTGACGGCTGGGGCCGGCTTCTGATGGACCGCTGCTTCCAAAAGGATGGGCGCGACCCGACTGGCATTTCACCATTGGATCGACTGGCGTTCATCAATGATCGCGCGATGGGTGCGATGGTGTTTACGCCGCCCGATGCGTTGAGCCATGATCCGGAATATCAGGAATTGCGCGTACTGGCCGAAGGCGCGCAGGCGGTGCTGGCAGGCAAAGATACCGCGACCCTCGAACAGCTGGCACTGACTGGCGGCTCGCCCCACGGCGCGCGACCAAAGGTTTTGGTTCAGTACAACGGCGCTACGGGACAGGTCAGTACCGACCGCGCTGCGCCTGGCGCGGCATGGCTGGTGAAATTCCAGGCTCAGGGTGAAACCAAGGAAGTATGTGCTATCGAGAAGCTGTACGCTACCATGGCGGAGAAATGCGACCTGGACATGCCCGCCACGAAATACTTCGACTTGTCCCCGAAATTGGCCGGCTTCGGAATCGAGCGCTTTGATCGTCAAGGCGGCATGCGGGTGCCGACCCTGAGCCTGGCTGGTTTGCTCGACGACAATTTCCGTTTGCCGACACGGGACTATACGGTGTTCTTAAAAGCGACCAGGACCCTGACCAAGGACGAGCGGCAGGTAAAGAAGGCTTTCGAGCGATGTGCATTCAACGTCGTCTTCCACAACCGTGACGACCACACCAAGAATTTCGCCTACGTGATGAACGAATCGATGCAGTGGGAGCTGGCGCCATGTTACGACCTGACGTACAACGTCGGCGTTGGCGGTGAGCACCAGATGACGGTCAGCGGTGAAGGTCGTCACCCGGGGCTACAACACCTGCTCAAGCTGGCGGCTGCGGTCGACCTGCCTGAGACATGGGCTCGCCAAACGATTGAGCGCATCACGACCGTGGCGGGCCAGTTCTCCACTGATGCAAAAGGGAGCGGCATTAAGTCAGCCACTCGGACCTCCATCAAAAACGCGATCGAAGCAAACCGGAAGAGGATGGCATAA